A DNA window from Rhizobium jaguaris contains the following coding sequences:
- a CDS encoding RNA polymerase sigma factor translates to MEPQPSFKRELLAALPSLRAFAISLTGRHDRADDLVQDTIMKAWAKQDHFEMGTNMKAWLFTILRNELYSQMRKSGREVQDSDGLFTESMATHPSQYGALDLQDFRKALDQLPADQREAIILVGASGFSYEEAAEICGCAVGTIKSRVNRARQRLQELLQISGEADFGPDATSAPLTSKAFAF, encoded by the coding sequence ATGGAACCGCAACCGAGCTTCAAGCGTGAACTCCTGGCCGCTCTCCCGAGCCTTCGTGCCTTCGCCATCTCGTTGACCGGCCGCCACGACCGCGCCGATGATCTCGTGCAGGACACGATCATGAAGGCTTGGGCGAAGCAGGATCATTTCGAGATGGGCACGAATATGAAGGCCTGGCTCTTCACCATCCTGCGCAACGAACTTTATAGCCAGATGCGCAAAAGTGGCCGCGAGGTGCAGGACAGCGATGGCCTGTTCACCGAATCGATGGCAACACATCCCTCGCAATATGGCGCGCTCGACCTGCAGGATTTCCGCAAGGCACTCGATCAGTTGCCGGCCGATCAACGCGAAGCCATCATCCTCGTCGGCGCCTCCGGTTTTTCCTATGAGGAGGCTGCAGAGATCTGCGGTTGCGCCGTCGGCACCATCAAGAGCCGCGTCAACAGGGCCCGGCAGCGTCTACAGGAATTGCTGCAGATTTCCGGAGAAGCGGACTTCGGTCCCGACGCCACCTCCGCGCCGTTGACGTCCAAGGCGTTTGCTTTCTAG
- a CDS encoding response regulator, giving the protein MTLSTRIAPHLPFLRRYSRALTGTQTSGDAYVAAVLEAIIADLSIFPDTPNDRVALYKLFTKLFGSSAVQIPEPTSPYAWEQRASVNLAKVSPVARQAFLLASVENFRLGEIADILDVPETEAMNLLDKASQEISRQVATNIMIIEDEPLIAMDIEQMVESLGHRVTGIARTHAEAVALHNATNPSMVLADIQLADGSSGIDAVNDILKTSSIPVIFITAFPERLLTGERPEPTFLVTKPFNPDMVKALISQALFFNETTKVAA; this is encoded by the coding sequence ATGACACTTTCCACACGCATTGCGCCGCATCTTCCCTTTTTGCGCCGCTACTCCCGTGCGCTGACGGGGACGCAGACATCGGGAGACGCCTATGTCGCGGCGGTTTTGGAAGCGATCATCGCCGATCTTTCCATCTTCCCAGACACGCCCAACGACCGCGTTGCCCTTTATAAACTCTTCACCAAGCTCTTCGGTTCCTCAGCGGTCCAGATCCCCGAGCCGACATCACCCTACGCCTGGGAACAGCGTGCCTCGGTGAATCTTGCCAAGGTTTCTCCGGTCGCCCGTCAGGCCTTCCTCCTTGCCTCCGTCGAAAATTTCCGTCTCGGCGAGATCGCCGATATTCTCGATGTGCCGGAAACCGAGGCCATGAACCTGCTCGACAAGGCATCTCAGGAAATTTCGCGTCAGGTGGCAACCAATATCATGATCATCGAGGATGAACCGCTGATCGCGATGGATATAGAGCAGATGGTGGAAAGCCTCGGTCATCGGGTCACCGGCATCGCCCGCACCCATGCGGAGGCAGTCGCTCTTCACAATGCCACCAACCCCAGCATGGTGCTCGCCGACATCCAACTCGCCGACGGCAGCTCCGGCATCGACGCGGTCAACGACATCCTCAAAACATCCAGCATTCCGGTCATTTTCATCACCGCCTTCCCCGAGCGCTTACTGACCGGCGAGCGCCCGGAGCCCACCTTCCTCGTGACCAAGCCATTCAATCCCGACATGGTGAAAGCGCTGATCAGCCAGGCTCTTTTCTTTAACGAAACCACAAAGGTGGCCGCCTGA
- a CDS encoding glycine zipper domain-containing protein, with protein sequence MAPSILHSARAKRNGGSLHDIEASIEEQIEHLRNEIAAFAKIVGENSAKQSQTMRARAETGYEDLTARGEELLRELQHGYVRGTREMRRTVRQHPIATIGAAAAFGLAVALLLSRR encoded by the coding sequence ATGGCACCATCCATTCTCCATTCGGCGCGAGCCAAGCGTAATGGCGGCAGCCTGCACGACATCGAAGCCAGCATCGAGGAGCAGATCGAACATCTGCGCAACGAAATCGCCGCTTTCGCCAAGATCGTCGGTGAAAACAGCGCCAAGCAGAGCCAGACGATGCGCGCGCGTGCCGAGACCGGCTACGAGGATCTGACGGCTCGCGGCGAAGAACTGCTGCGTGAGTTGCAGCACGGCTATGTCAGGGGCACGCGGGAAATGCGCAGGACCGTGCGCCAGCATCCCATTGCCACCATCGGGGCTGCTGCAGCTTTCGGATTGGCGGTTGCCCTGCTTCTGTCACGCCGTTAA
- a CDS encoding sensor histidine kinase — protein sequence MMERALGTAGISILFQDANLAIRYAENLPDHLKPSLIVGGTDLHLFGEKDGEHLLQLKRGVLESGKPVTAEVELVTGDGVRIYELKIERVGGRKAQGLLSVISEITETRHREKVLKSLLRELSHRSKNLLAIIQGIATQTARHTVSLDNFLIKFRGRLQSLSNSQDLITDSSWRGAYLFELAEKQFAPYWPDAGTPMPIYGINAHLTPNAAVHLGLALHELIVNSASHGAISAGATSITLNCKEAELNGKKAIEVAWSEHFYFPSDHEFEDNSFSRTVLERVVPTSMNGRAQFAIDDDSIGYRLTIPETEYEILKRR from the coding sequence ATGATGGAGCGCGCGCTTGGCACGGCTGGTATCTCCATTCTCTTTCAGGACGCAAACCTTGCGATTCGCTATGCCGAAAACTTGCCCGACCACCTGAAACCATCTCTTATCGTCGGCGGCACGGATCTCCATCTCTTCGGCGAGAAAGACGGCGAACACCTGTTGCAGCTCAAACGCGGGGTGCTGGAAAGCGGCAAGCCCGTCACCGCGGAAGTGGAGTTGGTGACGGGCGATGGCGTGCGAATTTACGAGCTGAAGATCGAGCGCGTCGGCGGACGCAAGGCGCAGGGCCTGCTTTCCGTCATCTCCGAAATCACGGAGACCCGGCACCGCGAAAAAGTTTTGAAATCGCTGCTGCGCGAGCTGTCGCACCGCTCCAAAAATCTTTTGGCAATCATCCAGGGCATCGCCACGCAGACGGCGCGTCATACCGTGTCGCTCGATAATTTCCTGATCAAATTCCGGGGGCGCCTGCAGTCGCTGTCGAACTCGCAGGACCTGATCACCGATTCGAGCTGGCGTGGCGCCTATCTGTTCGAGCTCGCTGAAAAGCAGTTCGCCCCCTATTGGCCCGATGCAGGGACGCCGATGCCGATCTACGGGATCAATGCGCATCTCACCCCGAATGCCGCCGTCCATCTCGGCCTCGCCTTACACGAACTGATCGTTAATTCCGCCTCGCACGGTGCCATCTCCGCTGGCGCCACCAGTATCACGCTGAACTGCAAGGAGGCTGAACTCAACGGCAAGAAGGCGATCGAAGTGGCATGGTCGGAGCACTTCTACTTCCCTTCCGACCATGAGTTCGAAGACAACAGCTTCAGCCGCACCGTGTTGGAGCGGGTCGTCCCCACCTCCATGAATGGGCGCGCCCAATTCGCGATCGATGACGACAGCATCGGTTATCGCCTGACGATTCCCGAAACCGAATATGAGATCCTGAAGCGCCGCTGA
- a CDS encoding NepR family anti-sigma factor yields the protein MTTQNQEDADRKRPDVRAVDILDPNNQIGNRLRSFYAAVQDEAIPDRFLDLLEKLDQAERLASAKLSD from the coding sequence ATGACTACCCAGAATCAAGAGGACGCGGACCGCAAACGGCCTGACGTGCGTGCCGTCGATATCCTCGATCCCAACAATCAGATTGGTAACCGGCTGCGCTCCTTCTACGCTGCGGTGCAGGATGAGGCTATCCCCGATCGTTTCCTTGATCTGCTTGAGAAGTTGGATCAAGCTGAACGGCTAGCTTCTGCAAAGCTCTCCGATTGA
- a CDS encoding heme ABC transporter ATP-binding protein produces MIDVSNLSVRLAGKTVLHDVSFTAPAGALTAICGPNGSGKTTIVKAISRELAYHGTVRLNATEIGSLDAWQLAEMRGVLPQASAISFPFTVYEIVRMGLTTGRNRHPEQADRIAAEALSSVDLAGFEGRFYQELSGGEQQRVQLARVLCQIPEPIVDGKPCWLFLDEPVSSLDISHQLTIMTLARQFCRRGGGVIAVMHDLNLTALFADQMVLLKNGRLQAAGPVADVLTDRHLQDVFGCALRVNCLPLDGVPFVLAHSALAE; encoded by the coding sequence ATGATCGACGTCTCGAACCTTTCCGTGCGGCTCGCCGGCAAAACAGTCCTGCACGATGTCTCCTTCACCGCCCCGGCCGGCGCACTGACAGCAATTTGCGGACCGAACGGCTCGGGCAAGACGACGATTGTGAAGGCCATTTCGAGGGAACTCGCCTATCACGGTACGGTGCGCCTCAACGCAACGGAAATCGGCAGCCTTGACGCTTGGCAACTGGCCGAAATGCGCGGCGTGCTGCCGCAAGCGAGTGCCATCTCCTTTCCCTTCACCGTTTACGAAATCGTCCGCATGGGGCTGACGACCGGGCGCAACCGCCATCCCGAACAGGCCGATCGTATAGCCGCCGAGGCGCTTTCCTCCGTCGATCTCGCCGGCTTCGAGGGCCGCTTCTATCAAGAGCTTTCCGGCGGCGAGCAACAGCGCGTCCAACTCGCCCGGGTGCTTTGCCAGATCCCCGAGCCCATCGTCGACGGGAAGCCTTGCTGGCTGTTTCTCGACGAGCCTGTCTCCAGCCTCGACATCAGCCATCAGCTCACCATAATGACGCTCGCCCGGCAATTCTGCCGGCGCGGCGGAGGTGTCATTGCCGTGATGCACGATCTTAATCTCACCGCCCTCTTCGCCGACCAGATGGTTTTGCTCAAGAACGGGCGATTGCAGGCGGCCGGTCCCGTAGCCGACGTTTTGACCGATCGGCATCTGCAGGATGTCTTCGGCTGTGCGCTCCGGGTCAACTGCCTCCCCCTCGATGGCGTGCCGTTCGTGCTCGCACATAGTGCGCTAGCGGAGTGA
- a CDS encoding NAD(P)-dependent oxidoreductase encodes MGRLETGIHKGRLTPAEYDANFSDLHPRLNDHEALVASDRCYFCYDAPCMTACPTSIDIPMFIRQISTGNPIGSAKTIFDQNILGGMCARVCPTEQLCEQACVRNTAEERPVEIGRLQRYATDAAMDANKQFYARAASTGKKIAVVGAGPAGLASAHRLAVKGHDVTIFDAREKAGGLNEYGIATYKTVDDFAQKEVDYVLAIGGIEVKNGQALGRDFSLADLSSQYDAVFLGLGLAGVNALRAEGEGLDGVADAVGYIADLRQAKDKADIAVGRRVVVLGGGMTAIDAAVQAKLLGAEEVTICYRRGKEHMNASEYEQDLAASKGVIIRHWLAPKRILDKDGKVAGIEVEYTELRDGKLTGTGDTGVIAADQIFKAIGQTFEASGLGALRMESGRIAIDGEGRTSLDGVWAGGDCVLGGDDLTVSAVAQGRDAAESINRALGSAAQPTVAVA; translated from the coding sequence ATGGGACGACTGGAAACTGGGATTCATAAAGGCAGGCTGACGCCGGCCGAATATGATGCGAACTTTTCCGATCTGCATCCGCGCCTTAACGACCATGAGGCGCTGGTCGCTTCCGACCGCTGTTATTTCTGCTATGACGCGCCGTGCATGACGGCCTGTCCGACCTCGATCGACATTCCGATGTTCATCCGCCAGATCTCGACGGGTAATCCGATCGGCTCGGCCAAGACGATCTTCGACCAGAATATATTGGGCGGCATGTGCGCCCGCGTCTGTCCCACCGAGCAGCTCTGCGAGCAGGCCTGCGTGCGCAACACCGCCGAAGAGCGCCCCGTCGAAATTGGCCGCCTGCAGCGCTATGCAACCGACGCGGCCATGGATGCAAATAAGCAGTTTTATGCCCGCGCTGCCTCGACCGGCAAGAAGATCGCCGTTGTCGGCGCCGGCCCTGCCGGCCTTGCCTCCGCCCACCGTCTTGCCGTGAAAGGCCATGACGTCACCATCTTCGATGCCCGCGAAAAGGCCGGCGGCCTCAACGAATACGGTATCGCCACCTACAAGACGGTCGACGATTTCGCGCAGAAGGAAGTTGACTACGTGCTGGCTATTGGCGGCATCGAAGTTAAGAACGGCCAGGCGCTTGGCCGCGATTTCAGCCTTGCCGATCTGTCGTCGCAGTACGATGCCGTCTTCCTCGGCCTCGGGCTTGCCGGCGTCAACGCGCTGCGGGCCGAAGGCGAGGGCCTCGATGGTGTCGCCGACGCCGTCGGCTATATCGCCGATCTGCGCCAGGCGAAGGATAAGGCTGACATCGCTGTCGGCCGCCGCGTTGTTGTTCTCGGCGGCGGCATGACCGCGATCGACGCCGCCGTACAGGCGAAGCTGCTCGGGGCCGAAGAGGTGACGATCTGCTATCGCCGCGGCAAGGAACATATGAACGCCTCGGAATACGAGCAGGATCTCGCCGCCTCCAAGGGCGTCATCATCCGCCATTGGCTGGCGCCGAAGCGCATCCTCGACAAGGACGGCAAGGTTGCCGGCATCGAAGTGGAATATACTGAATTGCGCGACGGCAAGCTGACAGGCACCGGCGATACCGGCGTCATCGCCGCCGACCAGATATTCAAGGCGATCGGCCAGACGTTCGAAGCTTCCGGCCTCGGCGCGTTGCGTATGGAATCCGGCCGCATCGCCATCGACGGCGAAGGCCGAACCTCGCTCGACGGCGTCTGGGCTGGCGGCGATTGCGTTCTCGGCGGCGACGACCTGACGGTCTCCGCCGTTGCACAGGGCCGTGATGCGGCCGAATCCATCAACCGTGCGCTCGGCTCCGCCGCGCAGCCGACCGTTGCCGTCGCTTGA